One genomic region from Apium graveolens cultivar Ventura unplaced genomic scaffold, ASM990537v1 ctg130, whole genome shotgun sequence encodes:
- the LOC141699781 gene encoding uncharacterized protein LOC141699781 produces the protein MDAYSGHNQILMHGPDQEHTLFITDRGLYCYIGMLFGLINIGATYQPLVNMIFKNQIGKTMEVYVDDMMVKCKETGDHKELAAVYHPRSNGQTEAVNKIIKHTLKTKLEECKWNWPEELPKVLWSYNTTPRSTTGESPFMLTYGYEVMVPVEVGLGLLHKDHYAEGDAEVNQRLDLDLLEEARKNSQLKLAAYQQRVARYYNKKVNGQQLKVGDPVL, from the exons ATGGATGCATATTCTGGCCACAATCAAATTCTCATGCACGGACCTGATCAGGAGCATACATTATTCATCACTGATAGAGGGTTGTACTGCTATATAGGAATGTTGTTTGGTCTGATCAATATAGGTGCAACCTATCAACCGTTGGTAAACATGATATTTAAGAATCAAATTGGGAaaaccatggaagtttatgtggatgatatgatGGTCAAATGTAAGGAGACAGGTGACCAT AAAGAGTTGGCGGCAGTGTATCACCCGCGGAGTAATGGACAAACTGAAGCTGTCAACAAGATCATAAAGCATACTCTTAAGACCAAGCTAGAGGAATGCAAATggaattggcctgaagaactaCCGAAGGTTTTATGGTCTTACAACACGACTCCAAGATCCACTACGGGAGAATCTCCCTTTATGCTTACTTATGGATATGAGGTTATGGTTCCCGTGGAAGTTGGTTTGGGATTGCTTCACAAGGATCATTATGCAGAAGGAGACGCAGAGGTTAATCAGAGGCTTGACTTGGATCTCTTGGAGGAAGCGAGGAAAAATTCTCAGCTGAAGCTTGCGGCGTATCAACAACGTGTAGCGAGGTATTACAACAAGAAGGTAAATGGGCAACAGTTGAAAGTTGGGGATCCAGTGCTCTAG